The following proteins are encoded in a genomic region of Pyrus communis chromosome 11, drPyrComm1.1, whole genome shotgun sequence:
- the LOC137707723 gene encoding heat shock 70 kDa protein, mitochondrial-like: MLCQPGNFWIEEEAPRLEKERKEHEKIMQTFRERQAIQHKTTEVSKKVEDLKAKRIQEEDAEPLQAEASFTENMLKEVEDRVQARMDAYLKQLVHSQATSSQLLATFFPLKRPHQPNSSTKWASLARPFSSRRAGKDIIGIDLGTTNSCVAVMEGKNPKVIENSEGARTTPSVVAMNQKGELLVATPAKRQAVTNPTNTVSGTKRLIGRHFNDAQTQKEMKMVPYKIVKAPNGEAWVEVNGQHEWIVTYLYSFTYASHNSI, encoded by the exons ATGCTTTGCCAGCCAGGAAATTTTTGGATTGAAGAAGAAGCACCAAGattagagaaagagaggaaagagCATGAGAAGATAATGCAGACTTTCAGAGAAAGGCAAGCCATTCAGCACAAGACAACAGAAGTCTCCAAGAAAGTTGAAGACTTAAAAGCCAAAAGAATTCAAGAAGAAGATGCAGAGCCATTACAAGCAGAAGCCTCATTCACAGAAAATATGCTCAAGGAAGTCGAAGACCGAGTCCAAGCTCGTATGGACGCCTACCTTAAGCAGTTGGTCCATTCTCAAGCCACATCCAGTCAGCTTCTTGCCACATTTTTCCCGCTCAAACGTCCTCATCAGCCAAACTCATCAACGAAGTGGGCAAGCTTAGCAAGACCTTTCAG TTCTAGACGTGCTGGGAAAGATATAATTGGGATCGATTTGGGCACAACCAACTCATGTGTTGCTGTGATGGAGGGCAAG AATCCCAAGGTTATCGAGAACTCTGAAGGAGCTCGGACCACACCATCAGTAGTTGCCATGAACCAGAAAGGAGAACTTCTTGTTGCTACTCCAGCAAAACGTCAGGCTGTGACGAACCCAACGAACACAGTTTCTGGAACCAAGCGTCTGATTGGGAGACACTTTAACGATGCCCAAACACAAAAGGAAATGAAGATGGTTCCATACAAGATTGTTAAAGCTCCAAATGGAGAAGCATGGGTTGAAGTCAATGGACAGCATGAGTGGATTGTCACATACTTATACTCATTTACTTATGCCAGCCACAATTCAATTTAA
- the LOC137708960 gene encoding uncharacterized protein, producing the protein MATLSQAQAVKSLNKSPGRCRFVFKNFSERLDDVEIDVFRSLDKVKSEPHEGSTFFRDCLIEWRELNTAEDFISFYEQMTPLVQTLPLILLHKETIISELVSRLQMDARLSLEPILTLIAALSRDLLEDFIPFLPRIADSLVSLLESGADREPEIIEQFKNFSERLDDVEIDVFRSLNKVKSEPHEGSTFFRDCLIE; encoded by the exons ATGGCTACTCTCTCCCAAGCTCAGGCCGTCAAGTCCCTCAACAAATCCCCTGGACGCTGCCGTTTCGTT TTCAAGAATTTCTCTGAGAGACTTGATGATGTCGAAATCGATGTTTTCCGAAGCCTCGATAAAGTTAAGTCGGAGCCGCATGAGGGCTCTACTTTTTTCCGGGACTGCCTCATCGAATGGAGG GAACTGAACACGGCTGAGGATTTCATCTCTTTCTATGAGCAAATGACGCCGTTGGTCCAAACGTTGCCTTTGATTCTGTTGCACAAGGAAACCATAATCTCAGAACTCGTTTCGAGATTACAGATGGATGCAAGGCTGTCGCTTGAGCCCATTCTCAC GTTAATCGCCGCTCTGTCGAGAGATCTCCTGGAGGACTTTATCCC ttTCTTGCCGAGGATTGCTGATTCTCTAGTGTCTCTTCTAGAAAGTGGTGCAGATAGGGAGCCAGAGATCATTGAGCAG TTCAAGAATTTCTCTGAGAGACTTGATGATGTCGAAATCGATGTTTTCCGAAGCCTCAATAAAGTTAAGTCGGAGCCGCATGAGGGCTCTACTTTTTTCCGGGACTGCCTCATCGAATGA